The Podospora pseudopauciseta strain CBS 411.78 chromosome 2 map unlocalized CBS411.78m_2, whole genome shotgun sequence genome has a window encoding:
- the hob3 gene encoding BAR adaptor protein Hob3 (EggNog:ENOG503NV9C; COG:U): MSWAGFKKNVNRATTQVMMKTGHVEKTNDRDYEVEERRFRTMEAASLRLQKEAKGYLDSLRAMTASQMRIAETIDAFYGEAGAKDGVSRSYKQAVEDLDAETIKALDGPYRTTVLEPISRFCAYFPDVNECIKKRSHKLLDYDALRAKVKKLVEKPDKDVTKLPRAEKEMDMAKAAYEQLNEQLCTELPQLIDLRVPYLDPSFEALVKIQLRFCAEAYSRMAQVQQYLDADTRDQYAEGHLDSRVEQVLQEIRELSISGTV, encoded by the exons ATGTCTTGGGCGG GCTTCAAGAAGAATGTCAACCGCGCTACGACgcaggtgatgatgaagaccG GCCATGTCGAGAAGACAAATGACCGGGATTATGAAGTTGAAGAAAG ACGTTTCAGAACCATGGAGGCGGCATCGCTGCGGTTACAGAAGGAGGCAAAGGGATACCTCGATTCTCTGCGAG CGATGACGGCCTCACAAATGCGTATTGCCGAGACAATCGATGCCTTCTACGGCGAAGCCGGCGCTAAGGACGGCGTGAGCAGGAGCTACAAGCAAGCAGTAGAGGATTTGGATGCCGAAACGATCAAGGCGCTCGACGGGCCATATCGGACGACAGTGCTAGAGCCCATCTCGAGATTTTGCGCCTACTTTCCCGATGTGAATGAGT GTATCAAGAAACGCAGCCACAAACTCCTCGACTACGACGCACTACGTGCCAAGGTTAAGAAGCTGGTCGAAAAGCCCGACAAGGATGTTACCAAGCTCCCAAGagcggagaaggagatggacaTGGCCAAGGCAGCATACGAACAGCTCAACGAACAATTGTGCACAGAGCTGCCACAGCTCATCGATCTACGCGTTCCTTACCTTGATCCATCATTCGAGGCACTTGTCAAGATCCAATTGCGGTTTTGCGCAGAGGCTTACAGCAGAATGGCTCAGGTGCAGCAGTACCTAGATGCGGACACTAGAGATCAGTACGCCGAGGGCCACTTGGATAGCAGAGTCGAACAGGTGCTACAGGAGATAAGAGAACTGAGCATCAGTGGGACTGTGTaa
- a CDS encoding uncharacterized protein (EggNog:ENOG503P4AK; COG:J): MSVRRILVVGLGNPGEAYRNTYHSAGHIVLNALRNQMADTQPSFKVARHGKKSTEASIGPKYSFLQSPCVMNVTGTWFARAYREHLIDNGLSPAELGVVLVHDDLEEELGVVKIRDWARSHRGHNGIKSVNASLKADPEGKWARVSVGIGRPVERERASVSDYVLSKIPRHARGILEEKGGAGLLAALMDLEKKWEAS, translated from the coding sequence ATGTCTGTTCGGcgcatcctcgtcgtcggcctcggCAACCCCGGCGAAGCCTACCGTAACACCTACCACTCAGCCGGCCACATCGTCCTCAACGCTCTACGAAACCAGATGGCTGATACGCAGCCTTCCTTCAAGGTGGCGCGGCATGGAAAGAAGAGCACAGAAGCCTCCATCGGGCCAAAATATTCGTTTTTGCAAAGTCCCTGTGTTATGAATGTGACTGGGACATGGTTCGCAAGGGCTTACAGGGAGCACCTTATTGACAACGGGCTCAGTCCAGCTGAGTTGGGAGTTGTACTGGTGCATGATGacctggaggaggagctgggtgTAGTGAAGATTAGGGATTGGGCGCGGAGTCATAGGGGGCATAACGGCATTAAGAGCGTGAACGCCTCGTTGAAGGCTGATCCAGAAGGGAAGTGGGCTAGGGTTTCGGTCGGTATTGGGAggccggtggagagggagagggcgtcGGTTTCGGATTATGTGCTGAGCAAGATCCCAAGGCATGCTAGAGGGAtcctggaggagaagggaggtGCTGGGCTGTTGGCTGCGTTGATGGATTTGGAGAAGAAATGGGAGGCTTCATGA
- a CDS encoding uncharacterized protein (COG:E; EggNog:ENOG503NU73), whose amino-acid sequence MEEQQKRNIVIIGGGIIGCTTAYFLTRHPKFNPNLHTITLLEATAIAAGASGKAGGLLALWAYPQSLVPLSYRLHKALAEEHNGAERWGYRRVGCGSITATVTRDDLLARTKTNLTPSSPVKGEQNGNGVATNSQNNDALPIQSSVAGDPAQGDKESDWQKLPKQDEDATTLLKPSVLPQDLDWFDSTVVQHYQEMGQPGATETAQVHPFHFTTSIAALAQQKGVDFRIGAKVTRLKYNSEKTKVIGLQYEDRNSGEVVDLDNVTDVVVSAGPWTGKILPRTKIEGLRAHSVVYEVDVTPYAVFTDIMLPTDFVPEHRARKGQKRKHKRNVDPEVYARPFGEVYACGEPDPSIPLPETADLVQCDEDQCDDLTAYMGTVSPILGSAPIKAKQACYLPRHMRFGTERDPVIGQSYVKGLWIASGHTCWGIQNGPGTGCLMAELILDGEARSADITELEPKKYKV is encoded by the exons ATGGAGGAGCaacagaaaagaaatattGTTATTATCG GGGGCGGTATTATCGGATGCACGACGGCCTACTTCCTAACACGCCATCCCAAGTTCAATCCGAACCTTCACACGATCACTCTACTCGAAGCAACGGCGATTGCTGCTGGCGCATCCGGAAAAGCTGGTGGGCTCCTGGCGCTATGGGCCTACCCGCAATCTCTGGTTCCATTATCATACCGACTACACAAAGCGTTGGCAGAGGAGCATAATGGCGCCGAGCGCTGGGGATATAGACGAGTAGGATGTGGGTCTATCACAGCGACTGTTACTCGAGAcgacctcctcgccagaACCAAGACGAACCTAACACCCTCGTCACCTGTAAAAGGAGAGCAAAATGGAAATGGGGTGGCTACAAACAGTCAAAACAATGATGCTCTTCCGATACAGAGCTCAGTGGCCGGTGACCCTGCCCAGGGCGACAAAGAATCAGACTGGCAAAAGCTCCCGAAGCAAGACGAAGATGCCACTACCCTGCTCAAGCCTTCTGTTCTACCGCAAGATCTCGACTGGTTCGACTCTACAGTTGTTCAACACTATCAAGAGATGGGTCAACCTGGAGCAACCGAAACAGCACAAGTTCATCCTTTTCATTTCACTACCTCAATTGCCGCCCTCGCTCAACAAAAGGGAGTTGATTTCCGAATAGGCGCAAAGGTCACTCGTCTCAAGTACAACAGCGAGAAAACAAAGGTTATCGGGCTACAGTACGAAGACAGAAACAGCGGCGAAGTTGTTGATCTGGACAATGTGACAGATGTAGTTGTTTCTGCGGGGCCATGGACAGGCAAGATCCTGCCTAGAACCAAGATTGAAGGATTGAGGGCACATAGTGTGGTTTATGAGGTAGATGTGACGCCGTATGCTGTCTTTACCGACATTATGCTGCCAACAGACTTTGTGCCTGAGCATCGGGCGAGAAAGGggcagaagaggaagcatAAGCGGAATGTTGATCCGGAGGTGTATGCTAGACCTTTTGGTGAGGTATATGCTTGTG GCGAACCAGATCCTTCGATCCCTCTTCCAGAAACTGCAGACTTGGTGCAGTGCGACGAAGACCAATGTGATGACTTGACTGCATATATGGGAACCGTTTCGCCTATCTTGGGGAGTGCTCCCATCAAAGCGAAACAGGCATGCTATCTGCCAAGGCATATGAGGTTTGGCACGGAGCGTGACCCAGTCATTGGGCAGTCTTACGTGAAGGGGTTGTGGATCGCTTCCGGGCATACATGTTGGGGGATTCAGAACGGTCCCGGTACTGGGTGTTTGATGGCTGAACTGATCCTGGATGGTGAAGCAAGGAGCGCTGACATTACAGAGCTCGAGCCGAAGAAGTATAAGGTCTAG
- the GPX2 gene encoding Glutathione peroxidase 2 (EggNog:ENOG503P24F; COG:E): MTSSPWTACKGQEYPLSNFKDKVILIVNVASKCGFTSQYAGLEELYKNITAKHPDQFVILGFPCNQFGGQEPDAEAEIVAFCERNFGVTFPIMQKIEVNGDNAHPLFEWLKEQKSGLLGLKRIKWNFEKFLIGKDGQVKGRWASVTGPASLEKEILAELEK; this comes from the exons ATGACTTCAAGCCCTTGGACAGCAt GCAAGGGCCAAGAAtaccccctctccaacttcAAAGACAAAGTAATCCTCATTGTCAACGTCGCCTCCAAGTGCGGCTTCACCTCACAGTATGCTGGTCTTGAGGAGCTCTACAAAAACATCACCGCCAAGCACCCAGACCAGTTCGTCATCCTTGGCTTCCCCTGCAACCAGTTCGGCGGCCAGGAACCCGACGCCGAGGCGGAAATCGTCGCCTTTTGCGAGCGCAACTTTGGCGTCACCTTTCCCATTATGCAAAAGATTGAGGTGAATGGTGACAATGCCCACCCCTTGTTCGAGTGGCTCAAGGAGCAAAAGTCTGGCCTCCTCGGGCTCAAGAGGATCAAGTGGAACTTTGAGAAGTTTTTGATTGGCAAGGACGGCCAGGTTAAGGGGAGATGGGCTAGTGTGACGGGCCCGGCTTctctggagaaggagatctTGGCTGAGTTGGAGAAGTAA